The Calditrichota bacterium genome contains a region encoding:
- a CDS encoding MFS transporter: MHQDPQSSSAQGGGPARHAWLTRNVAALSGVSLLNDVSSEMIYPLLPLFLTRVLGAGPAFLGLVEGVAETTASLLKLFSGWLSDRLRRRKLLAVCGYGVSSLVRPLTALASAPWHVLVVRFWDRVGKGVRTAPRDALLVASSPPASRGKAFGLQRAMDHLGAVLGPLIATFMLAALTTNVRTVFWCAAIPAALSMALLIAAVKEQTSDKTASEAPKITWRQFDRRFLFYVGIVFLFTLGNSSDMFLLLRASNLGVPAALVPTLWMVHHLVKSTTSLPGGSLSDRIGRKRVIVAGWLVYALTYAGFALAERAWHIWGLFVVYGLYFGLTEGTEKALVADFVNPEQRGTAYGLFNFAVGIGALPASVLMGLLWQKFGPTVAFGLGAGLAGLSCVLLSLLRVPKLAHQR; this comes from the coding sequence ATGCACCAGGATCCGCAATCATCCTCTGCCCAAGGGGGAGGCCCGGCGCGCCACGCCTGGTTGACGCGCAACGTGGCCGCCCTCAGCGGCGTCAGCCTGTTGAATGACGTCAGCAGCGAGATGATTTACCCGCTGCTTCCCCTGTTTCTCACCCGCGTGCTCGGCGCTGGACCTGCCTTTCTGGGCTTGGTGGAAGGAGTTGCCGAGACCACGGCCAGCCTGCTCAAGCTCTTCTCCGGCTGGCTTTCCGACCGCCTGCGCCGCCGCAAGCTCCTGGCCGTGTGCGGTTACGGCGTCTCATCCCTAGTGCGACCGCTCACGGCCCTGGCCTCTGCCCCCTGGCATGTGCTGGTGGTGCGCTTTTGGGATCGCGTGGGAAAAGGGGTGCGCACGGCGCCGCGGGACGCCCTCCTCGTCGCCTCATCTCCCCCGGCCAGTCGCGGCAAAGCTTTTGGCTTGCAGCGAGCTATGGACCACCTCGGAGCAGTGCTCGGCCCGCTCATCGCCACCTTCATGTTGGCCGCGTTGACCACCAACGTGCGCACCGTTTTTTGGTGCGCAGCCATCCCGGCGGCCCTGAGCATGGCGCTGCTCATCGCCGCGGTCAAGGAGCAGACGAGCGACAAGACAGCCAGTGAGGCACCCAAGATCACCTGGCGTCAATTCGATCGCCGCTTCTTGTTCTACGTGGGCATCGTCTTCCTTTTCACTCTGGGCAATTCCAGCGACATGTTCCTCTTGCTGCGGGCCAGTAACCTCGGCGTGCCAGCGGCTCTGGTGCCGACATTGTGGATGGTGCATCATCTGGTCAAGTCGACAACATCCCTCCCCGGGGGAAGCTTGTCCGATCGTATCGGTCGCAAGAGGGTGATCGTTGCCGGCTGGTTGGTGTACGCGTTGACCTACGCCGGCTTTGCGCTGGCCGAGCGCGCCTGGCACATTTGGGGCTTGTTTGTGGTGTACGGGCTCTACTTTGGTCTTACCGAAGGTACTGAGAAGGCACTGGTCGCTGACTTTGTCAACCCGGAACAACGCGGCACGGCCTACGGCCTGTTCAACTTCGCCGTCGGTATAGGGGCCTTGCCGGCAAGCGTGCTCATGGGACTCTTGTGGCAAAAGTTCGGGCCAACTGTTGCCTTTGGGCTCGGCGCTGGTCTGGCTGGCCTTTCGTGCGTGTTGCTTTCCCTGCTGCGCGTGCCTAAGCTGGCTCATCAACGGTGA
- a CDS encoding tetratricopeptide repeat protein: MKRTLSCRWLVVLALATAFLAGCASSKAKKEPVTEEQFNLDELLGEKKPQEEAPAKADDEAEVLKLLGVTKEEKAAPATSTPATTKPAEPDASALQKQLESKDLEIAALRSEVAKKEDRIDELQRELRELKAAPAATGGPTVAGFEGKYQQALQTYQSRRYREAITQFESLLAAQPNHKLADNCQYWIGECRYALGEYEQAIADFQKVFGLGDGNKSDAAQLKLGLCYLRLGDKLRAKEEFQRLLVEYPKSEFAPRAQSYLDKLQ, translated from the coding sequence ATGAAACGGACGCTTTCATGCCGTTGGTTGGTCGTGCTCGCGCTGGCCACGGCGTTCTTGGCGGGCTGCGCGTCCAGCAAGGCGAAAAAAGAGCCGGTCACCGAGGAGCAGTTTAACCTAGATGAGCTCTTGGGGGAGAAGAAACCGCAGGAGGAGGCCCCTGCCAAAGCGGACGATGAGGCAGAAGTACTAAAGTTGCTCGGTGTGACCAAGGAAGAAAAGGCAGCCCCTGCTACTTCCACCCCGGCAACAACCAAGCCTGCAGAGCCGGACGCCTCCGCGCTGCAGAAGCAGCTCGAGAGCAAGGACCTCGAGATCGCTGCCCTCCGCTCGGAAGTGGCCAAGAAGGAGGATCGCATCGACGAGTTGCAGCGTGAACTCCGCGAGCTCAAGGCAGCCCCGGCCGCCACTGGTGGTCCCACGGTCGCCGGCTTCGAGGGAAAGTACCAACAGGCTCTGCAGACGTATCAGAGCAGAAGGTACCGGGAGGCAATCACCCAGTTCGAGTCGCTCCTGGCTGCCCAGCCCAATCACAAACTCGCTGACAACTGCCAGTACTGGATCGGGGAATGCCGGTATGCCTTGGGCGAGTACGAGCAGGCGATCGCTGACTTCCAGAAGGTATTTGGCCTGGGCGACGGCAACAAGAGCGACGCTGCGCAGCTCAAGCTCGGCTTGTGCTACCTGCGGCTGGGTGACAAATTGCGCGCCAAGGAGGAGTTTCAACGCCTTCTGGTTGAGTACCCGAAGAGCGAGTTTGCCCCGCGCGCCCAAAGCTACTTAGATAAGCTGCAATAG
- a CDS encoding DUF5110 domain-containing protein: protein MVRFTLLTPTLVRLEYSPTGTFVDQPSVVVINRNWPPVPAKQYEEKGYCCLDGERLRIRYRKNSGPFGPENLLVCYRHGDQWRTWRPGEQDPHNLGGTLHSLDGVSESSLPPLPAGILSRSGYYLLQDEHHALLTADGWHTPRKEPTAQYWYFFGYGDDYALALREYAQLTGPVPMLPRWAFGAWYSRYWPYSDRELREVVTRFKRESLPLAVLVIDVDWHLHGWEGYDWNPELFPRPEEFLAWVHAQGLKVTLNNHPGLLPPEESAYQEVVARLGTGHIGPDGSFVFNLALREHAEVFMDLLHKPFHGQGVDFWWIDGAAASAPGLNGQMWTNKVYYDKTETYTGKRALIFSRYGGHGSHRYPISFSGDTYSDWGVLRYEIAFTATAGNVLIPYWTHDIGGFFGNKLDDELYVRWVQFGALSPFLRLHSDHGIREPWRYSRAAQRIVRAFFHLRSRLLPCIYTYARQVHEHALPLCRPLYLEWPHIEEAYAYRHQYLFGRELLVAPIDQPGEFGVATKEVYFPPGTWVDMFTGSRIRGPKVAVWRSPLAQMPLFARAGAIVPQASLDMPGEVLVVDVYSGANGEFELYEDDGETLAYRDGAYRTTPIRYSMAAGRHCVEVGPARGTYRGAPAKRAYLIRLLSLPRPKVVELDGQPLPRVKSKKALSASNGAWCYGQAGHCVEVKTSVRDSSAPVRVAVHTDADAAYLDLLAAAEQQVQLLTDLREAARQVAARGPLAAKLDALFRRAEHHRLQAGKGALTTVRLGEAVAAMEQELRALANEIASEAPVQSRRQLLQALFGLVACTRIGEMHGDEAILPIICTFASGELAPRLQVTSILSASREWLQGLQGPASVSGELAPGGVFTAKFLLVAPSRFPVDRITFQVDNRLQWNGQEFRHPASFELPATFLQAYHLIGPFDNADHQALDRVDPPENEINLAGCYPGKFGPVRWQKWQWRPPRRSTGSVFINLRNTIYSGHDVAAYAVTDLHSPQDMEVLFALGSTGGYRLWVNGQLVHVHRQQRSAMPGQDKVLVRLRAGRNRVLIKSVHTGGSWGFFLEVTDLGGKPVPHLVNAYVE from the coding sequence ATGGTGCGGTTCACCTTGCTCACGCCGACGCTGGTTCGTTTGGAGTATTCGCCCACTGGCACCTTTGTCGATCAGCCCTCCGTGGTGGTCATCAATCGTAACTGGCCGCCTGTGCCCGCCAAGCAGTACGAGGAGAAAGGGTATTGCTGCTTGGACGGGGAGCGGCTACGCATCCGCTACCGGAAGAACTCCGGCCCATTCGGACCGGAGAACCTACTGGTCTGTTACCGACACGGCGACCAGTGGCGTACCTGGCGGCCTGGAGAGCAGGATCCTCACAACTTGGGCGGCACCCTGCACAGCCTCGATGGCGTGTCGGAGAGCAGTCTACCCCCGCTGCCTGCTGGGATCCTCAGCCGCAGCGGCTACTATCTGCTCCAGGATGAACACCATGCCTTGTTGACAGCGGACGGCTGGCACACGCCCCGCAAAGAGCCCACGGCGCAATATTGGTACTTCTTCGGCTACGGCGATGACTATGCGCTGGCGCTAAGGGAATACGCTCAGCTCACCGGCCCCGTGCCGATGCTCCCCCGCTGGGCCTTTGGGGCGTGGTACTCCCGGTACTGGCCTTACAGCGACCGCGAGCTGCGGGAGGTCGTCACGCGCTTCAAACGGGAGAGCTTGCCGCTTGCCGTGCTGGTCATTGACGTCGACTGGCACCTTCATGGCTGGGAGGGCTATGACTGGAACCCGGAGCTCTTCCCACGCCCGGAAGAGTTTCTGGCCTGGGTCCACGCGCAAGGCCTGAAGGTGACGCTCAACAATCATCCCGGCTTGCTGCCGCCAGAGGAGAGCGCCTACCAGGAGGTGGTGGCCAGGTTAGGCACGGGACACATAGGGCCCGATGGCTCATTCGTGTTCAACCTTGCGCTCCGCGAGCACGCAGAGGTCTTTATGGACCTGCTGCACAAGCCGTTTCACGGACAAGGAGTGGACTTTTGGTGGATCGACGGCGCCGCAGCCTCGGCACCGGGACTGAACGGCCAGATGTGGACGAACAAGGTCTACTACGACAAGACCGAGACGTATACCGGCAAGCGTGCGCTCATTTTCAGCCGCTATGGTGGCCACGGCTCACACCGCTATCCCATCTCCTTTTCCGGCGACACCTACTCCGATTGGGGCGTGCTCCGCTACGAGATTGCCTTTACGGCCACCGCCGGTAATGTCCTGATCCCCTACTGGACACACGACATAGGCGGCTTCTTCGGCAACAAGCTCGACGACGAGCTCTACGTGCGGTGGGTGCAGTTCGGCGCCCTCAGTCCTTTTCTCCGCCTGCATAGTGACCACGGCATTCGCGAGCCGTGGCGATACAGCCGCGCTGCGCAGCGCATCGTACGCGCCTTCTTCCATTTGCGCTCTCGGCTGCTCCCTTGCATCTACACCTACGCGCGGCAGGTCCATGAGCACGCCTTGCCTCTGTGCCGGCCTCTCTACCTCGAGTGGCCCCACATTGAGGAAGCCTACGCCTATCGCCACCAGTACCTCTTCGGGCGCGAACTGCTGGTGGCCCCCATAGACCAGCCTGGAGAGTTCGGCGTCGCCACCAAAGAAGTCTACTTCCCGCCTGGCACATGGGTGGACATGTTCACTGGTAGTCGTATCCGCGGTCCCAAGGTGGCGGTCTGGCGTTCGCCTCTGGCGCAGATGCCTCTCTTCGCCCGCGCGGGAGCCATCGTGCCGCAGGCGTCCCTGGACATGCCGGGTGAGGTGCTGGTCGTCGACGTCTACTCCGGAGCGAACGGGGAATTCGAGCTGTATGAGGACGACGGGGAGACGCTCGCCTACCGTGACGGCGCGTACCGCACAACCCCAATCCGCTACTCCATGGCAGCTGGCCGACACTGCGTGGAAGTGGGCCCTGCGCGGGGAACCTACCGGGGTGCTCCCGCAAAGCGCGCCTACCTGATCAGGCTACTTTCCCTTCCTCGCCCAAAGGTGGTGGAGCTCGACGGGCAACCCTTGCCGCGGGTCAAAAGCAAGAAAGCCCTATCCGCGAGCAACGGGGCCTGGTGCTATGGTCAGGCGGGGCACTGTGTCGAAGTCAAAACTTCGGTGCGCGACTCCTCGGCGCCCGTGAGGGTGGCAGTGCACACGGACGCGGATGCGGCTTACCTCGATCTCTTGGCCGCGGCCGAGCAACAGGTCCAGCTTCTCACGGACCTTCGTGAGGCAGCTCGGCAAGTGGCCGCTCGCGGACCTCTTGCCGCCAAGCTCGACGCTTTATTCCGGCGCGCAGAGCACCACCGGCTGCAGGCCGGAAAAGGGGCATTGACCACCGTACGCTTGGGCGAGGCCGTCGCTGCCATGGAGCAGGAGTTGCGGGCCTTGGCAAACGAAATAGCCTCCGAGGCCCCAGTCCAAAGCCGACGACAGCTTCTCCAGGCGCTCTTTGGGTTAGTTGCCTGTACCCGCATCGGCGAGATGCATGGCGACGAGGCCATTCTGCCCATCATCTGCACCTTTGCCTCGGGGGAACTGGCACCCAGGCTGCAGGTGACCAGCATCTTGTCCGCCTCCCGGGAATGGCTGCAAGGGCTGCAGGGTCCAGCCTCGGTGAGCGGAGAACTTGCCCCCGGTGGCGTGTTCACGGCGAAGTTCCTGCTTGTTGCGCCCTCTCGCTTCCCGGTGGACAGAATAACCTTCCAGGTGGACAATCGCCTGCAGTGGAACGGCCAGGAGTTCCGGCATCCGGCCAGCTTCGAGCTCCCCGCCACATTCCTGCAGGCCTACCACCTCATCGGGCCGTTCGACAATGCAGACCACCAAGCGCTTGACCGCGTCGACCCGCCGGAAAACGAGATCAACCTCGCCGGCTGCTACCCTGGCAAGTTCGGACCGGTGCGCTGGCAGAAGTGGCAGTGGCGCCCCCCGCGGCGGAGCACCGGCTCGGTGTTCATCAACTTGCGCAACACCATCTACTCCGGCCACGACGTGGCAGCCTATGCGGTGACCGACCTGCACAGCCCACAGGACATGGAGGTCCTCTTTGCCCTTGGCTCAACTGGCGGCTACCGCCTGTGGGTCAATGGCCAGCTGGTGCATGTGCATCGCCAGCAGCGTTCCGCCATGCCAGGTCAGGACAAAGTCCTGGTCCGACTACGCGCTGGGCGGAATCGGGTGCTCATCAAGTCGGTGCACACTGGCGGGAGCTGGGGCTTCTTCCTGGAGGTGACAGACCTGGGAGGAAAACCTGTCCCGCATTTGGTGAACGCCTACGTGGAGTGA